TCATTCTCCTGATAAGATTATAAATGCTATTACACAATAAACATTAGAAATGCTATCCCAAATAAAATTAGCTGAAAAGAGATTAGTTTCATtgttaaacagaagaaatattgttCCTACCCTATTTGCTTCTGGAAACTGAGAAATGAAGATGGGACAGGGGATAGAAAAAGGACTGGGAATTTGCACTTGAGTTTAACCCGTTTGGGgttgaaaataaacttttattttaaaaataaacttttcttaaGTAATGATCTTCAAATCATGGACTCTTAGTGTTAGCAACTCATTTAAATAGCCGCACAGTAAAAATAGTTGGGCAGCATTGTATTTTAATGCAGTTCTACCCATGAGAACTGGCCCAAGATCTTATTCCGTCAATAAAATCAGAATTACTGCCATGTATAAATAACAGTCTGAATCCATGTGTAGCAAAGAAGTCCACggcattagaagaaaaaagaaaaaaaatatttcggTCTGAAATTCAAGTTGATGAAATGGAGGCACCCTATATAACATTTAAGAGTTGCTTTGGCCAGAGATTCCTTTGATAAATGGGTAATTTCAACCACTTACCTTCAGATTAAAAATAGTAGTAGTGGTGTTCTCAGAAGTCAACACCAGATACTTGAATAATCCTCACAGATGTTAGTACTTTAAATAGGAGAGGTACTGTCATGCCTACAAAATGAACACATAGCAGGAcggaaataaaaaaaatccctccaaGATGTTTGTAAGCACAGGCTCTTGCATTAAGTACATGGAGAACTACagtgagaaattaaaaagtcagGGAAAGAAGTCAGATTGTAAATTAAAAAGGGAGTTGGTAAGTCTGTCAATGAACCCTGAGGATGAATGTCTTAAATGATGAGATAGGAACGTAAAGCTGGCAAAAGAGATGAACTGCTCAAAGAGAGTGGAAAGGGGGAACAAGAGAGACCTAAAAACTAAGGCAGGAATTCTGAGCTCTCTTCAGATTCAAGTCAAAGAATGTCTCTGAAATTTGCAGCGGGGATATGGACTCTAAAAAACCTCAGTagttaaacaaaagaaaaaatgttaagttCAGTGATCAAACTGGAAGtcataaaaaccaaaccagaaatcCCAAGCAAACATCGGACAGTAGTTCAACCAACGGAACAGAAAAGGGGACGTGGCAAATTCTTTGTTATCTCTAATCCTTAAATCACGATGCAATATGCTCGTTTCTTCCGAGTTTCTGGACTGTGGGTGCTGACCCTCCGCTTTCCCTAGTGTCAGGGAATGCAATCAGGGAGTTGTGAAGTGTTGAAAATCTACTGCACTCTTCCCTACTCTTCGCACACCCTTAGTCTTCAAGGTCAAGTAACTTCCATCAACCTCTCAAAGCTCTCCCAGATTATATAGATTTACTGTCACCAATAACTCTTATTTTATAACAAATTGTGAAAATCTGACTTAAATGAGAAACTTCAGACTAAGAAACTCTAAAAGGGCTCATCTAGTTCTGGTCTGGTATTTAGTGATAGAACAGCGAAACAAATACATCATGATACAGATTAGCTGATAAAAGTCGGCACTGTTACTGGCTGTGACTGCAGGTTTTAAGTAACTACtggtaataaaaatgaagcatgGAACTATCTTCATGAGGGGTAAAAACTTAATGCTCACTTAGGAATGTATTTTGTACTTGGCTGTTTCTGTAGTGTGTTATTACTTCTACCCCAGGCAAGTATTGTGCGTATTGACTGCATTTGGTGCTTCTGTCTTCATTTCTGCTGTTGACAATGTTACGTTTCTTGTGCTGTTTGGCTTACTTTTGCACTGAGATACTGACACTGAAGTCACGCTGTAGGTACCACTTAAGAGCCATTCGTTACAGATtcaaatagtttattttaaaaaccttgtAAGTAAATTCACCAATGTATTAAACGTGCATGATAAAGTCTTAAATTAACTTTTATATATTGCAGCTAAATGTAACAGGCTTTATAAAGTTTAAATATCGTATCTTATTCCACACAGTGAAAACCTGAAATTACACTGTGTATCCTGGAAGTTTGCTTATTGCAAGTTCACTGATGTCTTTGTATTGATTAGGAACACGTAGTCTTCCCAGAAAATCATCCTCTTTGTCTGACATACTGTTTTCCAGGATACTAAGGTCAAGATCAGACATGTTAGATGACAAGTAAGAGCTAACTTGAGTTACTGAGTGGCTTTTTCCTGAAGAGGTCTGCCCCTTTCCAATATTCAGATCGGCATCAGagctattttgtttgcttctcaGTGTAGATACTTGTTTAATATGCTGTTCACCCCTGTTCTCTTCCTTACTGATCTGTTGGGCTTCCTGCTCTTCATCCAATAACCTTGCTCCAATGGAGGCATCACTAAGTGAATCAACAGATTCACCACTAGTTCTCTTGCTGGTTTTTAAGTCATGGTTTATCTTCAAAGACTGGACTGGAGATGAAACTGAAGGAACTGGCAGAAGATCTGACATACTTTCAGCTCTTTGACTTGTCTTTGAAATTCTGGACCTGCTGGATTCCGGCTCTGTATCTGACCAACCTCGCTTTGGGCTTTCAAGCCACAGAGCTTCAGGACTGCTGTCAAGAGCTTCTGAGTCTCTGCCCATacactcagcactggtgaaatCTTCTGAATAAACCGTGTTCTCAGGACTAGCAACGAAGTCATCTGAGTATATGAATTCAGAGTTGTTTTCAACACTCCCGCTGGGGCTGGGTTTATGATCACTTACAACAGACGCATCATCATGCTCCACGGTTTTATGGTGGGTTAGGTGTATTGCTTCCTCATTGCTTCCCCTTGCATTAGCATCTGATGGGAAAGCTGCTGCGATTTGGGCCTTCACATGCTTTTTGTTGTGAGCATATATTAATACAGTTTCCTCCCTTAAGGGGACTGTAGTTACTTTGCATGGACGTTCCTTGCTTGCAATTTCATCATTCTTCAAGAGACTTGGAATAAACTGTTTCGGCAGGTCAGGGGACACATCTCCTGTCATGGAAACACACTCTGTGACAGCACTGGTTTGTAATGAAGTCCCAACAGTTTTATCGAACTGATTCTGCTTTGAACTGTTGCCCTTGCTACAGTGCCTATAGGAAACCACATCCTGTTCTCCAGCACTTCTGAGCAGCTTTCTTTTGGATAACGGACTTTTCTTCAGCAtctccatttgcttttttctgtactgCTCTCTCCTTTCATGAACGATCAGCTTATCAGGATTGGTCTGCTGCAGCCGTAGCCTCAGTGTATTTGTCAGCCCGTACAACAGTTTCCTTCTGGGAGGTCTGTCTTCCTTAGTTTTGCAGTTCTTTTCAGAGCCTGTCTCCCCCTGGGGTATAGCTTTCTTAGGTCCTCTCCCAGCCCTAGAAGACCCTGGTGAGGTGGCCTCTTGCCAGCCTTGCTTGACTCGAGGGCTGGCAGCTCCACTGCTCCCACCTGGCCCCACAGGCACCTCTGCAGGCTTGAGGGCAGAGGagcggctggggctggggggccgtGAGGCCATGCCACCACCCCCCGGGGCCTTGTAGAGCCAGGCCAACTGGTCATGGACAGCAGCAGGGGTAGCGCTGCGGGTGAGCACCGacagctctgccagcaaggCACTGAGGAGTGGCAGCtgccccagggtgctggggagctcCTGAGGGCTGGCGGGGTGCAGCAGTGAGGGCCCGGCACTGGGACGTGGGGGGCTCTGGCCCTTGTCTTGCTCCTGTGGTCTCCAGGCCTCGACGTGCTCCCATTTCCCTGCAGGCacggctgctggcagcagacgAGGCTCAGCAGGCTCGCGGCTGTAATACAGCACGGGAGGGCAAAAGATGTTGCTCTCTACCTCctcgccctcctcctccttctcgcCTTCCTCGTCCTCTCTCCCCCGCTCAGGGGAGGCGGTGgcgccggggctggcggggcgcgGCTCCTCACCGGCCTCCAGGCAGGTGAGGCGGTAGGCCAGGAGCAGCTCCCCGACGGGGCGGCCCGCGGAGTCCCGCAGCGGGAAGCGGCCGCGGCGGCCGCAGGAGGCAGGCGCCCCGGGCCGCCGCAGCAGCTCGGCGGCGACGGAGGCCAGGGAGACGCCGCAGCTGCCGAGAAGGCGGGGGGTCCCCGGGGCGAGGCCGGCGGGCAGCCCCAGAAGCAGGGCGCGGAGCGGCCGGCGGCGGAGCGCGGCGCAAAGCGAGCCCCGGCGCCAGCGGAAGATGCAGCGCTTGCCGCGGCCGAAGGGGaaggcccggcccggccgcagGGGCGGCCCGGCTGCAGCGGCGGCGGGGTGCAGTAGGAGGGTGGGGAAGTCGAGGAGGCGCAGCGCCACGGCCGGGCGCAGCGCGGGGCCCGGCGCCGCCACCGCCACCCGCACCGcctccaccagcagctccagcgCGAAGAGCCCCtccgcgccccccgccgccgccgccatggcggccgccgccccgcgtCGCGCGAggcgggggtgcgggggtgcGAGGCGCGGCCGCCCGCTCTCGCGAGAGGAGCGCCGCCCGCTCCGGCTGTTCCCCGCTCACCGTCGGAAAGGGACCAGCCGTTCCCCCCCGACCACCGCTGTTGCCCCCAGCAAGGCGCCTTTGCAAAGCGcgctgggagctgtagtccgCTCCGGCGGGCCCTGGTGGTGTTTTCCGCCCTGTGGAACACGAGCAAGAGCCGCAGGAGCAGGGGCGGGATGGCTCCCTGCGCTCCATCATGCAGCGGGAGTGCTGGTGGAGGCCCCGAGGGACGTTAAACTCCTTCCTGCCTCTTCCCACCCCAAGAGAAACATTGAGGTCCGTGCCAAGGGCTGCGTGCTGAAGGGTCTCTCCACAGTTGAGGGCCCATACATAgctgagattttaaaatctgtggttCTACAATAATTAGGTTTTTCTAATCAGCTGTAAATGTCACCTCTTCATATTTAATGTCTCCATCTCTGTAATGCCTGAGTGCCTTGGACATGCCTCGATAAAtccctgttttctctcctgcctgcaggtaAACTGGGAGTTGCGGAGGGCACCCTTGTGGAGAATTTCACTCCTTGCCTCCTGCCTGGCAAAGAGGGTGCCCTTCCCTCTCTGATCGCCCTTCCCTTACACCAGAGTATCCTTGCCACAGGCACAGCAAATACTTGCCgagctggggagaaaaatgttttgctcaATTAATAAGTTGACTTTAAAACAATATATCCTAAATCAATGGTGTTTGGTCAAAGTTAAACTGCGCCCTCACCATTTACCACCAGGAAAGTAACTAAAAGAAAGAGCAATCCCTTCTTGTTCATTttattccctcctttttttgcccctttcctccttctgccAAATCACAATCACTTTTTAGAAAGGcggaaagcagcaggaaagggTTAAAGAACCCAGCCCTTTACTGTTGGTCAGGTCCCTTGGTCATGATTATTTAATGGACACCTTTCATTAGCTGTTATGTCTGAGAATAGAGTTAAGGAGTTTGACCTCTGAATTGTGACCAAGGCTTAAgaagtaaataattaaattgtTCTCAGTTCTTCCACTGCCTCTATTTTAAGCACATGAGGCTGAGAGCTACAAGTCCTCTGCTGTCAAGGCTGCTGGTGTTCGGGTGTTGCCATTGTACTAGCATTgtggcaaacaaaacaaacgGCCAGTCCATTTTGCTGCCACATTCATCTCCTGCCATCAGTCATCTGCTTgccttgtgtttccttttcctccagccCATTCCCATCCCACAAGGGCCTGACAGTTTAGTTATCATTCTCGTTAAAGGAAGAATGACAAAAGATGCCCTGATATACTGGAAGCAACAGTCATATTTAACAGTGGTCAAATAGTTGCTCTCGGGATCCCTTGGGAAGACGATGGATAGGCATTTTGTCCATTTTACAGATGCAAATACTGTGACTATGATGTTTAATCCAAGATTCCTAACCTCTTAATTTTGACACTTCCAACCTCTGTAAGCAAGAGACCCATCTTTGTGTGTGGTAACTGCTAAATTAGAGAGGAACCAAAGCCTTGTTTTAAGATGCTGAGCCTCTGCCCTCCTGACAGTTTCATATGAAACTGGAATTTTCAGTTTCATGTCTCTGAAAATCAGCCCTATTCCTGTATTTCGTTCTGCACAGACAatataaaaattactgaatACTTGTGGAAATGATAGATGTTAATAAGCTGTGTAAGATCAGTCAGCGAGTTAGTgacaaaacaattatttaagTAGAAAGGGgcattgatttttaattttgttgctgttggtgAGTTTTGTTAAGTCAATCCTCTGGTCACAAGAGCATATTTCTCTTCaacacaaacagaaagcagcatttttgttgttgagtTGCAAGTTAGgaaaaaagacctttttctttccaacagCCCCAGTTTCTACCAACCACCATTTTAAGGAGACTTGTGATAACACTTCTTCAGATTGCATGTCACAGGAGTGATTTAGAAAACAGGCATGCCTCAGAGAGGCAGGGATATGGAGCCAAGTTTCATTCCCTGCTACTGCCCCGAAGACAGCAGGTACTTTAAGATCTACATTAGTTACATTCggtaatctttttaaaatagctctGGTTCTTCTCAGTGCAATCTCTTCAGTCCTCCTTTCTTAGAACTAAAATTcagtgcttctctttttttctaacagtctgGAAGACTGAGGAATTTTGCTGATTCAGGGAAGTCTTTCACTGACCTTATTTGTATGTTTGAAGTACTAACATTCTGTCTCAAAAATGCCAACCCAGGCAATTGGTATCATTAGCAACAACTTAGCAACTTTGGCTCAAATCTTTCTTTTGAAGGTTCTGAAATGCCTTATTTTGCCCTTAATTTCTATAAAATTGCAGATTTATTGATCTCTCTACACAAAGAGAGCTCTCTATACAGGTGTGTCCCTGTTTATGGATGGAGAAGTatgactgttaaaaaaaagatcttcaGAAAACATGGATTTTGTTAGGTCTACAATTAAATCTACCTGTCCTGGTGGTGTTCTAAAGATTGCATTTTTTACAGATCAAATGCTGGAGTGAAGAGCCATTGTTCGCTTGGATATAAAATTGCTCTTCTCTGTGCAGAATCTGCAGGGCGATGCTTGGAATTTGTGCAAATATGTAGCCTGGTGGCACTCTGACTCAGAAGGGGGTCAGGCAGTCTGCTGGAATATTCAGCTGCAACGTAATAGTAGTTCTTAAAATACTCCAGCTTAAAATGCCACCCAGAGAAGACTTATTTAGTCTTTTCTCAGTTGTCTGTTGTCAGCCACTTGTGAAAGgtcaaagaaaggaagaaattcagCAGTAAGGATGGCAGCCTTCGATAACTTGTTTTTCATTAACTCTCTtcttcagttcagaaaaaatgaaaaattttaaaatgcatgagCAAAGCATTTGAGGTTTTTGCTATATATTTAGGTTTCTCTCTTGAAGAATCTAGAAAAGGTTTTGAAAAGGAATAAATTCAAAGGAGAATGTTAAATCTATTCAGAAATTCCTTTTTGCATATGTTTCGTTGTATTGTGCAGAGTTTTGCCGGGAGCTTTGCTGTTTCCTGTGTCCAGATTCTACTTCATGATCCTCATTTTCGTGCTGACCCAGACCTACTGATGTATGGAGCAGCCTGGGAACAGTTGCAATGGAATTATTGGCACAGGCATTTTGATATCCAACAAAATGAAGGATACCGCGGTTTCTCCCCACTGCTCGGCATGTGCCCTCCTGTCCGCAA
This Phalacrocorax aristotelis chromosome 3, bGulAri2.1, whole genome shotgun sequence DNA region includes the following protein-coding sequences:
- the MAP10 gene encoding microtubule-associated protein 10, translated to MAAAAGGAEGLFALELLVEAVRVAVAAPGPALRPAVALRLLDFPTLLLHPAAAAAGPPLRPGRAFPFGRGKRCIFRWRRGSLCAALRRRPLRALLLGLPAGLAPGTPRLLGSCGVSLASVAAELLRRPGAPASCGRRGRFPLRDSAGRPVGELLLAYRLTCLEAGEEPRPASPGATASPERGREDEEGEKEEEGEEVESNIFCPPVLYYSREPAEPRLLPAAVPAGKWEHVEAWRPQEQDKGQSPPRPSAGPSLLHPASPQELPSTLGQLPLLSALLAELSVLTRSATPAAVHDQLAWLYKAPGGGGMASRPPSPSRSSALKPAEVPVGPGGSSGAASPRVKQGWQEATSPGSSRAGRGPKKAIPQGETGSEKNCKTKEDRPPRRKLLYGLTNTLRLRLQQTNPDKLIVHERREQYRKKQMEMLKKSPLSKRKLLRSAGEQDVVSYRHCSKGNSSKQNQFDKTVGTSLQTSAVTECVSMTGDVSPDLPKQFIPSLLKNDEIASKERPCKVTTVPLREETVLIYAHNKKHVKAQIAAAFPSDANARGSNEEAIHLTHHKTVEHDDASVVSDHKPSPSGSVENNSEFIYSDDFVASPENTVYSEDFTSAECMGRDSEALDSSPEALWLESPKRGWSDTEPESSRSRISKTSQRAESMSDLLPVPSVSSPVQSLKINHDLKTSKRTSGESVDSLSDASIGARLLDEEQEAQQISKEENRGEQHIKQVSTLRSKQNSSDADLNIGKGQTSSGKSHSVTQVSSYLSSNMSDLDLSILENSMSDKEDDFLGRLRVPNQYKDISELAISKLPGYTV